One Natator depressus isolate rNatDep1 chromosome 3, rNatDep2.hap1, whole genome shotgun sequence DNA segment encodes these proteins:
- the LOC141984150 gene encoding NACHT, LRR and PYD domains-containing protein 3-like, whose translation MTETYQDILLMILEELVEEQRKKFKLKLGDTELRKGYANIPKGRLEKADVTDMVDLLIRYYQEEYAVEVVINVLDHINDKDLAERLRRKSAEVWKTRPVSVKPPDIDHRANYVASVKEKFRRVRDYNSRPGEWVSLEDRYTKLFIVKKHHQAEDKEHELLSRGKRHMEIMRKPSSFADSHVNVEDLFDTLSDGTITRKVILQGIAGIGKTATVSKIMYDWSSGRLYQGRFDYIFHWSCRELNQRTEKLSLAQLILQNWGHPKPEIGEILSCPDKVLFVIDGFDELRFPEDYDKSKSLSCDLNTPHSTAAAVVESLLSSKSLSEACLLVTTRPLAVGMLETHMQGDLWAEIVGFLEEDRKEFFKKFFKDEEKAAFAYSYIQENDVVFTMCFIPLICWIVCTTLSLRLRHSEALDQKVSTTTEIFTYFVATLLQSHGRAQTSTQDLFHNLGSLAYAGVRDQKVLFDESTLRKCNLEVSKGPSTFLTELLQADIFVETIYSFVHLTVQELFAALFTFWNKEKASELLKEAFVENKSHLILTVRFLFGLNNDKSLKPLKRYYETCMGISKNELLKWTKKALLICQEQGDQNHLLLELLHCLFEIQDEEFVISALEEIKEVVFLENNLGQDDQQVILYSLQHAKEFNLLKLGSLKERDMIKLVPLLGKCKQIHLNASGISLSTVHKVCAYLSEKLRMTRLHVEHEEEDEMYFTVEASCERDPCTITLDNLPEDTAIAICDHVIPAHPGIVALDVNRIQGSEEFVKSLKNSLLDSDCRLESVGFNIENPRLQAFQDICQHLATHRSPRKFLLFRRYEEDEIHFGYEAKDEEKSGKRLQKKKKNEKRKGKNEAQKKCFPWPCLIRKTGEKKQKKKDCIAVLACLPEECFLELTMWVTSTFTPLALCLDENSINDELMKTICENLNSTNYQLQSLSLRSCSITQESMANICSLFLCNTAVSLDLQSNPVGDEGVKLLATCLKSKGCCLEKLSLSSAALTENCVPAITSLFSRKNTLIWLDLSFNHLGDGGVKALCSALKDKESHLEKLILEHNGITNNCEQELIQLIENTLSLKYLCLDDNEFTSTSKAHIYGVWDKYHDEEEVEED comes from the exons ATGACGGAAACGTACCAAGACATCCTGCTGATGATCTTGGAGGAGCTGGTAGAGGAACAGAGAAAGAAGTTTAAATTGAAACTCGGTGACACTGAACTGAGGAAGGGCTATGCAAACATTCCCAAGGGACGTCTGGAGAAAGCTGATGTAACAGACATGGTTGATCTGCTGATTAGATACTACCAAGAGGAGTATGCTGTGGAGGTGGTGATAAATGTGCTGGATCACATCAATGATAAGGATCTGGCTGAAAGGTTGAGAAGAAAGTCAGCTGAAG TATGGAAAACCAGACCTGTTTCTGTAAAGCCCCCTGACATCG accacAGAGCGAACTATGTGGCCTCCGTGAAGGAAAAATTTAGAAGAGTGAGGGATTATAATTCCAGGCCAGGAGAatgggtgtctttggaagaccGCTACACAAAGCTCTTTATAGTAAAAAAACACCATCAAGCAGAAGATAAAGAACATGAGCTACTGTCTAGAGGAAAAAGACACATGGAGATCATGAGGAAGCCGAGCAGCTTTGCGGACTCCCATGTTAATGTGGAAGATCTTTTTGACACATTATCAGATGGCACAATAACCAGAAAAGTGATCTTACAAGGAATAGCAGGGATTGGAAAGACTGCTACAGTTAGCAAAATTATGTATGATTGGTCATCTGGCAGGCTTTACCAGGGCAGATTTGATTATATTTTTCattggagctgcagggagctgaaccAAAGAACAGAAAAACTGAGCCTAGCTCAATTAATTTTACAAAACTGGGGACATCCAAAGCCAGAGATAGGGGAAATTTTGTCTTGCCCAGATAAAGTCTTGTTTGTCATCGATGGCTTTGATGAACTCAGGTTTCCTGAGGATTATGATAAAAGTAAAAGCTTATCCTGTGATTTGAACACACCTCActcaacagcagcagctgtggtaGAAAGTCTCCTCAGCAGCAAGAGCCTTTCAGAAGCATGCCTTCTTGTCACAACAAGACCCTTAGCCGTAGGAATGCTGGAGACCCATATGCAAGGTGACCTCTGGGCAGAGATAGTGGGCTTCTTGGAGGAAGACAGAAAGGAGTTTTTCAAGAAGTTTTTCAAAGATGAAGAGAAAGCAGCCTTTGCCTACAGTTATATCCAAGAAAATGATGTAGTGTTCACCATGTGTTTCATCCCCCTCATCTGCTGGATTGTCTGTACAACCCTGAGCCTTCGATTGAGGCATAGCGAAGCGCTCGATCAGAAGGTGAGCACAACCACCGAAATATTTACCTATTTTGTGGCTACTTTATTGCAGTCCCATGGTCGTGCACAGACATCCACACAAGACCTTTTTCACAATCTTGGATCATTGGCCTATGCCGGTGTGAGGGACCAGAAAGTGCTGTTTGATGAGAGCACGCTGAGAAAGTGTAACTTGGAGGTGTCAAAAGGTCCATCAACTTTCCTCACGGAATTGCTGCAGGCAGACATTTTTGTGGAAACTATCTATAGCTTTGTCCATTTGACAGTTCAGGAGCTGTTTGCCGCCTTGTTCACCTTCTGGAACAAGGAGAAAGCTTCTGAGCTCCTGAAAGAAGCCTTTGTGGAGAATAAAAGCCATTTGATCTTAACTGTTCGCTTTCTGTTTGGATTGAACAACGACAAGTCActaaagcctttgaaaaggtacTATGAAACCTGCATGGGCATTTCAAAGAATGAGCTTCTGAAATGGACTAAGAAGGCGCTTCTTATTTGCCAGGAACAGGGCGACCAGAACCATCTCCTCCTGGAGCTGTTGCATTGTTTGTTTGAGATTCAGGATGAGGAGTTTGTCATAAGTGCTTTAGAGGAGATCAAGGAAGTGGTCTTCCTGGAGAACAATCTAGGGCAGGATGACCAACAGGTGATACTGTACAGTCTGCAGCATGCCAAGGAATTCAATCTGCTGAAATTGGGCAGTCTGAAAGAGAGAGACATGATCAAACTGGTTCCGTTGCTAGGGAAATGCAAACAGATCCA TTTGAATGCCTCTGGAATCTCATTGTCTACGGTACACAAAGTGTGTGCTTACCTTTCAGAAAAGCTTAGAATGACCAGATTGCACGTGGAGCACGAAGAAGAAGATGAAATGTATTTTACAGTGGAAGCAAGCTGTGAAAGGGACCCTTGCAC AATAACTTTAGATAACCTTCCTGAAGACACTGCCATTGCGATTTGTGACCACGTTATTCCAGCTCACCCTGGCATTGTCGCCCTTGATGTGAATAGGATTCAGGGAAGCGAGGAATTTGTAAAAAGCCTGAAGAATAGTCTTCTGGACTCGGACTGCAGACTGGAATCAGTGGG CTTCAACATTGAGAACCCCAGACTCCAGGCTTTCCAGGACATCTGCCAACATCTTGCTACTCACCGTAGCCCGAGAAAATTCCTCTTATTCCGAAGGTATGAGGAGGATGAAATACACTTTGGATACGAGGCAAAGGATGAGGAGAAGAGTGGCAAAAG ActccaaaagaaaaagaagaatgaaaagagaaagggaaagaatGAGGCACAGAAAAAGTGTTTTCCCTGGCCATGTTTAATAAGGAAAACGGGagagaaaaagcaaaagaaaaaggactGCAT TGCTGTCCTCGCCTGTCTCCCTGAAGAGTGTTTTCTTGAGCTCACCATGTGGGTCACCTCCACGTTCACTCCACTAGCCCTGTGCCTGGATGAAAATTCCATCAATGATGAGCTGATGAAAACAATATGTGAAAATCTGAACAGTACTAATTATCAGCTTCAGTCACTGAG cctTCGCTCTTGCAGCATAACTCAGGAGAGCATGGCTAATATCTGCTCGCTATTCCTCTGCAACACGGCAGTCTCCTTGGACCTGCAGAGCAACCCCGTGGGCGATGAAGGAGTTAAACTACTTGCAACGTGCCTGAAGAGTAAAGGTTGCTGCCTAGAAAAACTGAG CTTATCAAGTGCTGCCCTCACAGAAAACTGTGTTCCTGCCATCACCTCTCTGTTTTCCCGGAAGAACACCCTGATTTGGCTTGACCTGAGCTTTAATCACCTCGGAGATGGTGGAGTGAAAGCCTTGTGCTCTGCCCTGAAAGATAAGGAGAGCCATCTTGAGAAGCTAAT CCTTGAACACAATGGCATCACTAACAACTGTGAGCAGGAGCTCATCCAACTCATTGAAAACACCCTGTCTCTGAAATATCTGTGCTTGGATGATAATGAGTTTACATCCACCTCCAAAGCCCACATCTATGGCGTGTGGGACAAGTATcatgatgaggaggaggtggaggaagacTGA